Below is a genomic region from Aminiphilus circumscriptus DSM 16581.
CAGAAACGAACTGGAGAGCCTACACCTCGAAGGAGGCAATCTCTTCGGCATGCTCGCCCTCGAAATCGCCTACGGAAAGGGTGAACCCTGGCTGGAGGCACTCCTCGCCTACCTCGAAGACAACCTCGACTTCCTCGGAAATTTCCTGCGGGACCGTCTTCCTTCGGTCGGCTACGTCCGACCCGAGGGCACCTATGTGGCGTGGCTCGATTTCCGCGCACTGGGACTCGCCCCGGAGGAGCTGCAGCGCTTCCTCGTCCATGAGGCGCGCCTGGCCCTCAACGCCGGAACGAGCTTCGGCCCCGGCGGTGAAGGCTTCGCCCGCCTCAATTTCGCCTGCCCGCGGACGCTTTTGTCGGAAGCCTTGACGCGTCTCGCCGATGCCGTGTTCCGCCTGGAGGGAAGGAGGTGCTGCCCGACAGAGGCGTAACGAGCACTTCGTGACGTGCGCTTTGAGATCCCTGCCGGCGAAAACGGCAGGAACGGCGGCCGCATCCGGCGGCAATGCCCGTCGGAGTCCGGCATCACCGAGAAAGGGCAACAATCTCGAGGAGGGATTCGAAAGCCATGAAAAAGTTCGCGATAGTTCTCGCCTGTGCCGTGTTGTGTCTCTTCGTCGGTACCGCCCTTGCGGAGGAAGTCGTCAAGATCGGACACACCGTCTCTCTCACGGGAGGAGCCTCCATGTGGGGGCAGTCCGAGAAGCGGGCACTGGAGATGCTCATCGAAAAACTCAATGCCGAAGGCGGTGTGCTAGGCAAGAAAATCGTCCTCGTCTCCTACGACAACCGGAACGACGCGGTGGAAGCGGTGAACGTGGCACGGCGCCTCGTGGAGGACGGTGTCGTGGCCGTCATCGGCCCCGCCCAGAGCGGCAATGCCATCGCCTCGGCACCGATTTTCGAAAAGGCGCAGATTCCCATGGTGGTCACCACCGCCACGAACCCCTACGTGACGCTGGACAAGAAGACCGGAAAGATCCGTCCCTTCGCCTTCCGCCCCTGCTTCATCGATCCCTTCCAGGGAACCGTGGCGGCTCGTTTCGCCTTCCGCGACCTCAAGGCGAAGACCGCGAGCATCCTGTACGACGTTGGAAGCGATTACGGCCAGTGGCTCGCCAAATATTTCGAGGAGGCCTTCGTCAAGGAAGGCGGCAAGGTCGTCGCCAAGGAGGCCTTCCGCACGGATGAACTCGACTACCGGGCGCAGCTCGGCAAGATGAAGGAACTCAATCCCGACGTGATCTTCATCCCCACCAGCCAGAAGGAAGCGGCCATGGCGGCCAAACAGGCCCGGGATCTCGGTATCAAGGCGGTGCTCCTCGGCACGGACAACTGGGGCAGCCCAGATCTGATCGAACTCGGCGGTAGTGCCATCGACGGCGGCTTCTTCGTGAACCTCACGGACCTCGCGGATCCGGACATTCAGGACTTCGTCGCGGAATATCGCCAGAAGTTCGGCGAGGACCCGGTCCTTCCAAACCCCGTCATGGCCCAGGACGCGCTCCTGCTCATCGTGGACTCCATCAAGCGGGCGAATTCCTTTGAAGGCCCCAAGATCGCCGAGGCCATGGCCAACACGGTTGGACTCAAGGTCACCAGTGGCACGCTCACCATCGACCCCACCACCCATGATCCTCTGGACAAGCCCGCAGTGATCCAGAAGGTGGACGTGACGAACAACTCTTTCCCCTTCCACATGAAGTTCTATCCCCAGGACGTGAAGTAGCGGAGACCCGCCGGGAAACCCGGGAAAAAATCCCCTCTCCGACGCTGCGGGGATCGTTTTTTCGGAAACTCCGGAAAACGATCCCCGCAACGGGAGGAACGAATCAGGGAAAGGAGTCGCTCATGCTCCTGCAGACGCTCATCACGGGACTGTCCATCGGAGGGATCTACGCCCTCATGGCTGTCGGCTATTCTCTCGTCTTCAGCGTGCTCAACTTCAGCAACTTCGCCCACGGCGCAGTGATCATGCTCGGCGCCTACATCGGACTCGGGGTGGTTCGCTTTCTCGCTCCGGCCCTTCTTCCCGCGGTGGCCATCGCCATGATCGGCGCGGGCCTCCTCGCGGTTCTCAACGAGCGTCTCGCCTACTCCCTGCTCCGACGACGCAAGGCTCCCTCCCTCTACCTCATGATCAGCGCCATGGGATGCGCCGTCCTGCTGGAAAATCTCGTGTACGCCACCATCGGATCCCGTTTCTACGCCTACCCGGAGTTCTTCGCCACGTCGGTGGTGACCCTCGCGGGAAGCACCGTGAGCCTCCTGGATCTCTTCGCCTTCATTTTTTCCATCGGCGCCATCGGAGGACTGCATCTCTTCCTTACCCGCACCAAGACAGGAATCGCCATCCGCGCGGGCGTGGCGGACATGACCATGTGCTCCCTCATGGGGGTGAACCTGGACCGCCTCATCGCCGTGGTCTTCTTCCTCGCCGGAGCGTTCGCCGGTGTGGCGGGCATCTTCCTCGGCATCAAGTACCTGGTCTATCCCACCATGGGATGGATCACCAACAAAGCCTACATCGCCGCCGTCATCGGAGGGCTGGGAAGCCTTCCGGGGGCACTCATCGGCGGGCTCATTCTCGGCATCGTGGAAACCCTCGTCTCCACCTATATTTCCAGCGTCTATCGCGATCTCTTCAGCTTCGGCCTGCTCATCGCCCTGTTGCTCTATTTGCCCAACGGTCTCCTGGGACGCGAGACAGGAGAAAAGGTATGACCCAAGGAACGAAGCACATCCGTT
It encodes:
- a CDS encoding branched-chain amino acid ABC transporter permease: MLLQTLITGLSIGGIYALMAVGYSLVFSVLNFSNFAHGAVIMLGAYIGLGVVRFLAPALLPAVAIAMIGAGLLAVLNERLAYSLLRRRKAPSLYLMISAMGCAVLLENLVYATIGSRFYAYPEFFATSVVTLAGSTVSLLDLFAFIFSIGAIGGLHLFLTRTKTGIAIRAGVADMTMCSLMGVNLDRLIAVVFFLAGAFAGVAGIFLGIKYLVYPTMGWITNKAYIAAVIGGLGSLPGALIGGLILGIVETLVSTYISSVYRDLFSFGLLIALLLYLPNGLLGRETGEKV
- a CDS encoding ABC transporter substrate-binding protein; the encoded protein is MKKFAIVLACAVLCLFVGTALAEEVVKIGHTVSLTGGASMWGQSEKRALEMLIEKLNAEGGVLGKKIVLVSYDNRNDAVEAVNVARRLVEDGVVAVIGPAQSGNAIASAPIFEKAQIPMVVTTATNPYVTLDKKTGKIRPFAFRPCFIDPFQGTVAARFAFRDLKAKTASILYDVGSDYGQWLAKYFEEAFVKEGGKVVAKEAFRTDELDYRAQLGKMKELNPDVIFIPTSQKEAAMAAKQARDLGIKAVLLGTDNWGSPDLIELGGSAIDGGFFVNLTDLADPDIQDFVAEYRQKFGEDPVLPNPVMAQDALLLIVDSIKRANSFEGPKIAEAMANTVGLKVTSGTLTIDPTTHDPLDKPAVIQKVDVTNNSFPFHMKFYPQDVK